One segment of Pseudomonas asgharzadehiana DNA contains the following:
- a CDS encoding HAMP domain-containing protein gives MLDWLRSSLPARAGLAVILIAVLALASSLSAGLIAWFSQGDAAAINTAGSVRMETYHLSWKLAAGAPPGEIETITQSLQGRLDSQSLKAVLEDGPRSALLQSYQQIQQRWHDDLRPALASGNRELFQANAPAFVEQLNRFVSLLQQHSEQKQSWQQGIQGLALFSTLIILLLGLYELQYGVVNPLEELVHATRRFRDGDLKTRVNHRSEDELGQLALSFNAMAETIEASHRTLESQVQLKTLNLQQANAALELLYQSSSSLATRLANAEGLDELIRRFQTRLPGLRLSLCLQGHFLAPAQQMLALHGEHSRNICAIGDCATCERHHVAPPQVFSISNQGAELGELKAHFLDGHAPQDWEQQLIQALANLIGTSLSLKRQREQDHRLLLLDERTIIARELHDSLAQALSYMKLQVSRMQTLIRRGEPVETLATVTGELRDGLNNAYRQLRELLTTFRLQIHDAGLVHELSDTAEEFSRRGEFQVHLHVEALAFQLSASEQIHVLQITREALSNCLRHAHAQNAWLQLRQVGETVSLCIEDDGRGFCGDVDRREHHGLTIMDERARSLHGDLEINPRAPQGTRVQLRFQPEFLGHSLQGTAP, from the coding sequence ATGCTTGACTGGCTGCGCAGCTCCCTGCCGGCCCGCGCCGGCCTGGCCGTTATTCTGATCGCCGTCCTCGCCCTGGCCAGTTCCCTGAGCGCCGGCCTGATCGCGTGGTTCAGCCAGGGCGACGCGGCCGCGATCAACACCGCAGGTTCGGTGCGCATGGAGACCTACCACCTCAGTTGGAAACTCGCCGCCGGCGCACCGCCCGGAGAAATCGAGACCATCACCCAGAGCCTGCAAGGGCGCCTGGACAGCCAGTCCCTCAAGGCGGTGCTTGAAGACGGCCCGCGCAGTGCCCTGTTGCAGAGCTACCAGCAGATCCAGCAACGCTGGCACGACGATCTGCGCCCGGCCTTGGCAAGCGGTAACCGTGAGCTGTTCCAGGCCAATGCACCGGCCTTCGTCGAACAGCTCAACCGGTTCGTCAGCCTGTTGCAGCAACACAGCGAACAAAAGCAAAGCTGGCAGCAAGGCATCCAGGGCCTGGCGCTGTTCAGCACCTTGATCATCCTGCTGCTGGGCCTGTACGAATTGCAGTACGGCGTAGTCAACCCCCTGGAAGAACTGGTGCACGCCACCCGGCGCTTCCGTGACGGCGACCTCAAGACCCGGGTCAACCACCGCTCCGAAGATGAGCTGGGGCAGTTGGCACTGAGCTTCAATGCCATGGCCGAGACCATCGAGGCGTCCCACCGCACCCTGGAAAGCCAGGTGCAACTCAAGACCCTCAACCTGCAACAAGCCAACGCCGCCCTCGAATTGCTCTACCAGAGCAGCAGCAGCCTGGCCACGCGCCTGGCCAACGCCGAAGGCCTGGATGAACTGATCCGGCGCTTCCAGACACGCCTGCCGGGCCTGCGCCTGTCGCTGTGCCTGCAAGGCCACTTCCTGGCACCGGCGCAGCAGATGCTCGCCCTGCACGGCGAGCACAGCCGCAATATCTGCGCGATTGGCGATTGCGCGACGTGCGAGCGTCACCACGTTGCGCCGCCGCAGGTGTTCAGCATCAGCAACCAGGGCGCCGAACTGGGCGAACTCAAGGCGCACTTCCTCGACGGCCACGCGCCCCAGGATTGGGAACAACAGTTGATCCAGGCCCTGGCCAACCTGATCGGCACCTCGCTGTCGCTCAAGCGCCAACGCGAGCAGGATCACCGCCTGCTGCTGCTCGACGAACGCACCATCATTGCTCGCGAGCTGCATGACTCCCTGGCCCAGGCGCTGTCGTACATGAAGCTGCAAGTGAGCCGCATGCAAACCCTGATCCGCCGTGGCGAACCGGTGGAGACCCTGGCCACCGTCACCGGCGAACTGCGCGATGGCCTGAACAATGCCTATCGCCAACTGCGCGAATTGCTCACCACGTTCCGTCTGCAGATTCACGACGCCGGGCTGGTACACGAGCTGTCGGACACCGCCGAAGAGTTCTCCCGACGCGGCGAATTCCAGGTGCACTTGCACGTGGAGGCGCTGGCCTTCCAGCTGTCGGCCAGCGAACAGATCCATGTGTTGCAGATCACCCGCGAGGCCTTGTCCAACTGCCTGCGCCATGCCCATGCGCAGAACGCCTGGCTGCAACTGCGCCAGGTCGGCGAAACCGTGAGCCTTTGCATCGAAGACGATGGTCGCGGCTTCTGCGGCGACGTCGACCGCCGCGAACACCACGGCTTGACCATCATGGACGAACGCGCGCGCAGCCTGCACGGCGACCTCGAGATCAACCCACGAGCGCCCCAGGGCACTCGCGTGCAATTGCGTTTCCAGCCGGAATTTCTCGGCCACTCCTTACAAGGCACCGCCCCATGA
- the narL gene encoding two-component system response regulator NarL encodes MNTAPRHRILLVDDHPMMRHGMRQILELEDDLQVVGEAGNGQEALDRIDALQPDLVLLDNNMPHMNGLETLRRLRAMHYGGKVLLFTVSDAEDDIRDALRLDANGYLLKDMEPELVVEFIRDALHGALVISPGLTRVLAQALRSPQPHAAVELTERERQVLRTIASGYSNKVIGHKLGITEGTVKVHVKNLLHKLGLRSRVEAAVWAMEHLRQVG; translated from the coding sequence ATGAACACCGCCCCGCGCCACCGTATCCTGCTGGTCGATGATCACCCGATGATGCGCCACGGCATGCGCCAGATCCTCGAACTGGAAGACGACCTTCAGGTCGTCGGCGAAGCCGGCAACGGCCAGGAAGCCCTGGACCGGATCGACGCCCTGCAACCGGACCTGGTACTGCTGGACAACAACATGCCGCACATGAACGGCCTGGAAACCCTGCGCCGCCTGCGCGCCATGCACTATGGCGGCAAGGTGCTGCTCTTTACCGTCTCCGATGCCGAGGACGACATCCGTGATGCGCTGCGCCTGGATGCCAACGGTTACCTGCTCAAGGACATGGAGCCCGAGTTGGTGGTGGAGTTTATCCGTGATGCGCTGCACGGCGCCCTGGTGATCAGCCCAGGGCTGACCCGCGTACTGGCGCAGGCCCTGCGTTCGCCGCAACCCCATGCGGCGGTGGAATTGACGGAGCGCGAGCGCCAGGTGTTACGCACGATCGCCAGTGGGTACAGCAATAAGGTGATCGGGCATAAGCTGGGCATTACCGAGGGCACCGTGAAGGTGCATGTGAAGAACCTGCTGCACAAGCTGGGGTTGCGCTCGCGGGTGGAAGCGGCGGTTTGGGCGATGGAGCATTTGCGGCAGGTGGGGTGA
- a CDS encoding LysR family transcriptional regulator: MNRNDLRRVDMNLLVIFEALMFEKNLTRVAEKLFMGQPAVSAALGRLRDLFDDPLLLRNGRGMEPTPRAVAILKELQPAMDTISGAVSRAKDFDPSTSCAVFRIGLSDDAEFGLFPPLLSQLREEAPGIVVVVRRANYLLMSALLASGEISVGVSYTTELPANAKRKKLRDIPCKVLRGDDGLEPLSLDDYCARPHAMVSFSGDLSGNIDLDLARIGRARRVVLAVPQFSGLRALLAGTQIIATVPDYAACALTEGTALRAEDPPFAIDAAELSMVWSGVHDNDPAERWLRARISEHMAGAVSRL, translated from the coding sequence ATGAACCGCAACGACCTGCGCCGCGTCGACATGAACCTGTTGGTGATTTTCGAAGCCTTGATGTTCGAGAAGAACCTGACCCGGGTCGCCGAAAAGCTGTTCATGGGCCAACCGGCGGTGAGTGCGGCGCTGGGGCGCCTGCGCGATCTGTTCGACGACCCGTTGCTGTTGCGCAACGGGCGGGGCATGGAGCCCACGCCGCGTGCCGTGGCGATACTCAAGGAGTTGCAGCCGGCGATGGACACCATTTCAGGCGCGGTCAGCCGCGCCAAGGATTTCGACCCTTCTACCAGCTGTGCGGTATTTCGCATCGGCCTGTCCGATGACGCCGAATTCGGTCTGTTCCCGCCGTTGCTCAGCCAACTGCGCGAAGAAGCACCGGGGATCGTCGTGGTGGTGCGCCGCGCCAACTACCTGCTGATGTCGGCGTTGCTGGCCAGCGGCGAGATCTCGGTGGGGGTGAGCTACACCACTGAGCTGCCGGCGAATGCCAAGCGCAAGAAGCTGCGGGACATCCCGTGCAAGGTCCTGCGTGGCGATGACGGCCTCGAACCGCTGAGCCTGGACGATTACTGCGCGAGGCCCCACGCGATGGTGTCGTTCTCGGGCGATTTGAGCGGCAATATCGACCTCGACTTGGCGCGCATCGGCCGTGCGCGGCGCGTGGTGCTGGCCGTGCCGCAGTTCAGCGGGTTGCGGGCGCTGCTGGCCGGCACGCAGATCATCGCGACGGTGCCGGATTACGCGGCGTGTGCCTTGACCGAGGGCACGGCGTTGCGTGCCGAGGACCCGCCGTTTGCAATTGATGCGGCGGAGTTGTCGATGGTGTGGAGCGGGGTGCATGACAACGACCCGGCGGAGCGCTGGTTACGGGCGCGGATTTCCGAGCATATGGCCGGCGCAGTCAGTCGTCTGTGA
- a CDS encoding helix-turn-helix domain-containing protein, translating to MARLEYCAPRLPTTGGLCPRRERIAKQLILANLGESLAIADLAQACALSRSHFSRAFKCTTGLSPQEWIRQQRIQRAKELITGSELSLTQISLECGFCDQAHFCHMFTRSEGVNPMTWRNHQLRNKPQVIAA from the coding sequence ATGGCCCGACTTGAGTACTGTGCCCCCCGTTTGCCCACCACCGGCGGGCTGTGCCCCCGACGCGAACGCATTGCCAAGCAATTGATCCTGGCCAACCTCGGCGAAAGCCTGGCCATTGCCGACTTGGCCCAAGCCTGCGCGCTGTCGCGCAGCCATTTTTCCCGCGCGTTCAAGTGCACCACCGGGCTGTCGCCCCAAGAGTGGATTCGCCAGCAGCGTATCCAGCGGGCCAAGGAGCTGATTACCGGTTCCGAACTGAGCCTGACGCAAATCAGCCTGGAGTGCGGATTCTGCGACCAGGCGCACTTTTGCCACATGTTCACCCGCAGCGAAGGCGTCAACCCGATGACCTGGCGAAATCACCAATTACGCAACAAGCCCCAAGTGATCGCCGCCTAG
- a CDS encoding ATP-binding protein — protein sequence MSDLSDQAVHFGPYRVHPRQRLVLEAGRPLRLGRRAVDILLVLLEQAGNVVSKQDLIARVWPRSVVEDGNLRVHMAALRKALGDGQAGQRYIVTVAQRGYSFVAPLSIEPMTLPTEGVPQRPSHNLPLRRTRMIGRQALIDSLVQQLPAQRFITLTGAGGIGKTTVALRVAELLIGNYRDGIRLLDLAPLSTPSMILPNLASLLDLTHTEHAPLVSFARSLHERQLLLVIDNCEHLLDDIALICETLLRHAPSVHILTTSREALRAEGEYVQRLEPLACPPTTGNRAQALGYPALQLLIERAMSHQDSFALGEAELPLAIDICQRLDGIPLAIELVAAQIERFGLPGLLVQMEDNFRLLTRGRRSALPRHQTLRATLDWSFDLLTGCEQVCLRRLAVFRGGFSLASAAAVIAGEQIAPAEVLGSITQLVAKSLLNVEAADDDMVYRLLDITRTYALEKLSVADELDATRERHAARCLALMEQAQEDWHQTATQAWIDRYAPLREDVRAALDWGLAEGGEHLLAIRLTVSAMPLWQELSLLREHGLYVGKALALLGTVIAPCPRLNMQLQLALGSLSYHAVGGAAQTIAAFVDARRLADERQDLSGQLRAVSGHMAVNLCAGLYRQALEQSLQFDHLDPRTDPLLDLSAQRLRVLAQHFTGNQTLARQNAEQVIQRMAQSGHLNRFGHSIGVQYDQSVASLTVLARILWLQGFPEQASRTANQALELALQINHGTSICYTLALAGVVIARHNDDANTAHTLQALLLEHAHKHSVQLFQTWAGHYAGILGHRDLQGMGIVQDILITLGVHEVDMAGVERARQGDAGWCAPEVLRVYAEHALADDPSGAQALLLEALDLARQQGALAWELRCADSLARLWQTQGRVQAARDLLSAVYARYTEGFATRDLVRVRSLLDELQDKRPA from the coding sequence ATGAGTGACCTCAGCGACCAAGCCGTGCATTTCGGCCCCTACCGCGTGCATCCGCGCCAGCGCCTGGTGCTGGAGGCCGGGCGCCCGTTGCGCCTGGGGCGGCGGGCGGTGGATATCCTGCTGGTCCTGCTGGAACAGGCCGGCAATGTGGTGAGCAAGCAGGACCTGATCGCCCGAGTCTGGCCCAGAAGCGTGGTGGAAGACGGCAACCTGCGCGTGCACATGGCGGCGCTGCGCAAGGCATTGGGCGATGGCCAGGCCGGGCAGCGCTATATCGTCACGGTGGCCCAGCGCGGCTACAGTTTTGTTGCACCACTGAGCATCGAACCGATGACGCTACCCACCGAAGGCGTGCCGCAACGCCCGAGCCATAACCTGCCGTTGCGGCGCACCCGCATGATCGGCCGCCAGGCCCTGATCGACAGCCTGGTGCAGCAGTTGCCCGCGCAACGCTTCATTACCCTGACCGGCGCCGGCGGCATCGGCAAGACCACCGTCGCATTGCGCGTGGCGGAATTGCTGATCGGCAATTACCGCGATGGTATTCGCCTGTTGGACCTGGCGCCGCTGAGCACGCCGTCGATGATCCTGCCCAACCTCGCCAGCCTGCTCGACCTGACCCACACCGAACACGCACCGCTGGTGTCCTTTGCCCGCAGCCTGCACGAGCGCCAGTTGCTGCTGGTGATCGACAACTGCGAGCACCTGCTGGACGACATTGCGCTGATCTGCGAAACCCTGCTGCGGCATGCGCCCAGCGTGCATATCCTGACCACCAGCCGCGAAGCATTGCGGGCCGAAGGCGAATACGTGCAGCGCCTGGAACCGCTGGCCTGCCCGCCCACCACCGGCAACCGCGCCCAGGCCCTGGGTTACCCGGCCCTGCAATTGCTGATCGAACGGGCGATGTCCCATCAGGACAGTTTCGCCCTCGGCGAAGCCGAACTGCCCCTGGCGATTGACATCTGCCAGCGCCTGGACGGCATACCCCTGGCGATCGAACTGGTGGCGGCGCAGATCGAACGTTTCGGCCTGCCCGGGCTGCTGGTGCAGATGGAAGACAATTTCCGCCTGCTGACGCGGGGCCGACGCAGCGCCCTGCCCCGCCACCAGACCTTGCGCGCCACGCTGGATTGGAGCTTCGACCTGCTCACCGGCTGCGAGCAGGTCTGCCTGCGCCGCCTGGCGGTGTTTCGCGGCGGGTTCAGCCTGGCCAGCGCCGCGGCGGTGATCGCCGGCGAGCAGATCGCGCCCGCCGAGGTACTCGGCTCGATCACCCAACTGGTGGCCAAGTCCTTGCTTAATGTGGAGGCCGCCGATGACGACATGGTGTACCGCCTGCTGGACATCACCCGCACCTACGCCCTGGAAAAACTCAGCGTTGCCGATGAGCTGGACGCCACCCGCGAGCGCCACGCGGCGCGCTGCCTGGCGTTGATGGAGCAAGCCCAGGAGGATTGGCACCAGACCGCCACCCAAGCCTGGATCGACCGCTATGCCCCGTTACGCGAAGACGTGCGCGCCGCGCTCGACTGGGGCCTCGCCGAAGGTGGCGAGCACCTGTTGGCGATCCGCCTGACCGTCAGCGCAATGCCTTTGTGGCAAGAACTGTCATTGCTCAGGGAGCACGGGTTGTATGTGGGCAAGGCGCTGGCACTGCTAGGCACGGTGATCGCGCCGTGCCCGCGCTTGAACATGCAACTGCAGTTGGCGCTGGGCAGCCTGTCTTATCACGCCGTGGGTGGCGCGGCGCAGACCATCGCGGCGTTTGTCGACGCCCGGCGCCTGGCCGATGAGCGCCAGGATCTTTCCGGACAATTGCGCGCAGTCTCCGGGCACATGGCGGTGAACCTGTGTGCCGGCCTCTATCGCCAGGCGCTGGAACAGAGCCTGCAATTCGATCACCTCGACCCGCGCACCGATCCGCTGCTGGACCTGAGCGCCCAGCGCCTGCGCGTACTGGCCCAGCACTTCACCGGCAATCAGACGCTGGCCCGGCAGAACGCCGAGCAGGTGATCCAGCGCATGGCCCAGAGCGGCCACCTCAACCGGTTTGGCCACAGCATCGGCGTGCAATACGACCAGAGCGTGGCTTCGCTGACAGTGCTGGCGCGGATCCTGTGGCTGCAAGGCTTTCCCGAACAGGCTTCGCGCACCGCCAACCAGGCGCTGGAACTGGCGCTGCAAATCAATCACGGCACGTCCATCTGCTACACCCTGGCCCTGGCCGGCGTGGTGATCGCGCGCCACAACGACGACGCCAACACTGCCCACACCTTGCAAGCGCTGCTGCTCGAACATGCCCACAAACATTCGGTGCAGTTGTTCCAGACGTGGGCGGGGCATTACGCAGGCATCCTCGGCCACCGCGATTTGCAGGGCATGGGGATTGTCCAGGACATCCTGATCACGTTGGGCGTGCATGAAGTTGACATGGCCGGGGTCGAACGCGCTCGCCAGGGTGACGCCGGCTGGTGCGCCCCGGAAGTCCTGCGGGTGTATGCCGAACACGCTCTGGCGGACGACCCCAGCGGCGCGCAGGCACTGCTGCTCGAAGCGCTGGACCTGGCACGCCAGCAAGGCGCGCTGGCCTGGGAGCTGCGCTGCGCGGACTCATTGGCAAGGCTATGGCAAACCCAGGGTCGCGTGCAGGCGGCGCGCGATCTGCTGAGTGCGGTGTATGCGCGATACACCGAGGGTTTTGCCACGCGCGATCTAGTCCGCGTACGCAGCCTGCTCGATGAGCTGCAGGACAAACGGCCGGCCTGA
- a CDS encoding winged helix-turn-helix domain-containing protein produces the protein MNNPQATDAEGTLRFGAYAFHRQQRLVSKAGWPVPLGGRALDILAVLLEAPGQFVGKATLIERVWPCSVVEEGNLRVHIAALRRALGGQRFIINDPQRGYCFAASVHGQVPVVIPPHNLTARLSPVLGRDELLGVLVRRLSGQRLMTLTGCAGVGKSSLAQALAERVLPRYRDGVWWVDLATVHAPIAMLRHVASALQLAPCTDATELCRQLAPRQLLLILDGADLLLAACRHLLRVLRENAPQVTVLLSSREILHAPGEWVQRVPRLAVPAPSALGSVEHALACPSVQLFVARARAGQQGFVLRPQELAPLRDICRRLDGIPLALELAAAQVHALGVHGLQAQLRRGLQVLTRGRRTAVERHQSFTAALDWSYERLSLPQRWLFLQLGLFKMAVTLPTLSQLVAGTELEHADLAHVLGRLVDMSLLAVEPGLGPERYRLLHCMRSYALAQLRDPRQVARLQQGDGHYPGPFSGRPFVLQLIEQAAYAD, from the coding sequence ATGAACAACCCCCAGGCAACTGACGCTGAAGGCACGCTGCGTTTCGGGGCGTATGCCTTTCACCGCCAACAACGGCTGGTCAGCAAGGCGGGCTGGCCGGTGCCCTTGGGGGGACGGGCGTTGGATATCCTGGCGGTGCTGCTCGAAGCACCGGGACAATTTGTCGGCAAGGCCACCCTGATCGAACGGGTTTGGCCGTGCAGCGTGGTGGAGGAAGGCAATCTGCGCGTGCACATTGCCGCCTTGCGCCGTGCCCTTGGCGGGCAACGCTTCATCATCAACGACCCCCAGCGAGGGTATTGCTTCGCCGCATCCGTACACGGGCAGGTGCCGGTCGTGATACCGCCACACAATCTGACCGCGCGCCTCAGCCCGGTGCTCGGCCGCGACGAGCTGCTGGGCGTGCTGGTACGGCGTCTGTCCGGGCAACGGCTGATGACGCTTACCGGTTGCGCCGGCGTGGGCAAGAGCAGCCTGGCCCAGGCGCTGGCCGAGCGCGTATTGCCGCGTTATCGCGACGGTGTGTGGTGGGTCGATCTGGCCACCGTACATGCGCCGATTGCGATGTTGCGGCACGTTGCAAGCGCGCTGCAGTTGGCGCCATGCACCGACGCCACCGAACTGTGCCGCCAATTGGCCCCGCGCCAACTGTTGTTGATACTCGACGGTGCCGACCTGCTGCTCGCGGCCTGCCGGCATCTGCTGCGCGTGCTGCGCGAAAACGCCCCCCAGGTCACGGTGTTGCTCAGTAGCCGCGAAATCTTGCATGCGCCTGGCGAATGGGTGCAACGCGTACCGCGTTTGGCAGTACCGGCACCGTCGGCGTTGGGCAGCGTCGAGCACGCGCTGGCGTGCCCGTCCGTGCAACTTTTCGTGGCGCGGGCGCGTGCCGGGCAGCAGGGCTTTGTGTTGCGGCCCCAGGAGCTGGCGCCGTTGCGCGATATCTGTCGACGGCTGGATGGCATCCCCTTGGCCCTTGAGCTGGCGGCCGCCCAAGTTCACGCCTTGGGCGTGCATGGTTTGCAGGCACAACTGCGCCGAGGCCTGCAAGTGTTGACGAGGGGGCGGCGCACGGCGGTGGAGCGTCATCAATCGTTCACGGCGGCGCTGGATTGGAGCTACGAGCGCCTGAGCCTGCCGCAGCGCTGGCTGTTCCTGCAACTGGGCTTGTTCAAGATGGCGGTGACGTTGCCCACCTTGAGCCAACTGGTGGCGGGCACCGAGCTTGAGCATGCCGACTTGGCGCATGTGCTCGGGCGGCTGGTCGACATGTCGTTGCTGGCGGTGGAGCCTGGCCTTGGCCCCGAACGTTATCGCTTGCTGCATTGCATGCGCAGCTACGCCCTGGCGCAACTGCGTGACCCCCGGCAAGTGGCGCGCCTGCAGCAGGGCGACGGGCATTACCCGGGGCCGTTTTCAGGCCGGCCGTTTGTCCTGCAGCTCATCGAGCAGGCTGCGTACGCGGACTAG
- a CDS encoding GlxA family transcriptional regulator, whose amino-acid sequence MKTVAMALFPDFLLLDMAGPLEVFSIANRYLPAAAHYQILIIGTEPGPLRASNGVLVQADLLLEQADGAYDLLLVPGGPGAYNECHPDLLPWLKAAAPRARRFGSICTGAFVLGHAGLLDDHRVTTHWHYTERLIKAFPKANVETDRIYLQDGRLITSGGVTAGIDLALSVVAQDHGKQVAVDVAKVLLVVMKRQGGQAQFSPMTAAVAPQETPITRVQTHVLAHLEQSFTIESMAELAGMSARHFARLFAREVRMTPMAFLQGARIDRARQLLESTDLPLKTVAFHAGFGSVRYMRALFSEKLGLNPTQYRQQFS is encoded by the coding sequence ATGAAAACCGTGGCCATGGCGCTGTTTCCGGACTTCCTGCTGCTCGACATGGCCGGGCCGCTCGAAGTGTTTTCCATTGCCAACCGCTACCTGCCGGCTGCGGCGCATTACCAGATCCTCATCATCGGCACCGAGCCCGGCCCACTGCGCGCATCCAATGGCGTACTGGTGCAGGCCGACCTGCTGCTGGAACAGGCCGACGGCGCCTATGACCTGCTGCTGGTGCCTGGCGGCCCGGGGGCCTATAACGAGTGCCACCCCGATCTGCTGCCCTGGCTCAAAGCGGCCGCCCCGCGCGCGCGGCGCTTCGGTTCGATCTGTACCGGGGCGTTTGTGCTGGGGCATGCCGGGTTGCTTGACGATCACCGCGTCACCACCCATTGGCACTACACCGAGCGGCTGATCAAGGCGTTCCCCAAGGCCAACGTCGAGACCGATCGCATCTACTTGCAGGACGGGCGCTTGATCACCTCGGGCGGGGTCACTGCCGGTATCGATCTGGCGTTGTCCGTCGTGGCCCAGGACCACGGCAAGCAAGTCGCGGTGGACGTGGCCAAGGTGCTGCTGGTGGTGATGAAGCGCCAGGGCGGCCAGGCCCAGTTCAGCCCGATGACTGCGGCGGTGGCGCCCCAGGAAACCCCGATCACCCGCGTACAGACCCATGTGCTGGCCCATCTGGAACAGTCGTTCACCATCGAGTCCATGGCTGAACTTGCCGGCATGAGCGCACGCCATTTCGCCCGGTTGTTCGCCCGCGAGGTGCGGATGACGCCCATGGCCTTTTTGCAAGGCGCGCGTATCGACCGCGCGCGGCAATTGCTGGAAAGCACCGACCTGCCGCTCAAGACAGTGGCCTTCCATGCCGGCTTCGGCAGCGTGCGGTATATGCGTGCCCTGTTCAGTGAAAAGCTCGGCCTGAACCCCACTCAATACCGACAACAGTTCAGTTAG
- a CDS encoding pirin family protein, whose translation MLTLRKASERGAANHGWLKSFHTFSFANYWNPAEQGFSDLLVINDDRVAAGKGFGQHPHRDMEIFSYVLEGALEHKDTLGTGSVIRPGDVQLMSAGSGVAHSEFNHSQSRGVHFLQIWIVPAVAGAEPRYQQEHFSEAQKRGRLQLIISPDGADGSLSVRQDARVYAGLFNGDEAATLDLPPNRHVYLHVARGGVEVNGQRLQEGDGARIRDEQQVRLSHGDDAEVLVFDLRPQELPQMP comes from the coding sequence ATGCTGACCCTTCGCAAAGCTTCCGAACGCGGCGCCGCCAATCACGGTTGGTTGAAGTCGTTCCACACCTTCTCGTTCGCCAACTACTGGAACCCTGCCGAACAGGGCTTTTCCGACCTGCTGGTGATCAACGATGACCGCGTCGCCGCCGGCAAAGGCTTCGGCCAGCACCCGCACCGCGACATGGAGATTTTCTCCTACGTGCTGGAAGGCGCGCTGGAACACAAGGACACCCTGGGCACCGGCTCGGTGATCCGCCCAGGTGACGTGCAACTGATGAGTGCCGGCAGCGGCGTGGCCCACAGCGAGTTCAACCACAGCCAAAGCCGTGGCGTGCACTTCCTGCAAATCTGGATCGTGCCCGCCGTGGCCGGCGCCGAGCCGCGCTATCAACAGGAGCACTTCAGCGAGGCGCAAAAACGCGGGCGCCTGCAATTGATCATCTCGCCGGACGGTGCCGACGGTTCCTTGAGCGTGCGCCAGGACGCTCGGGTGTATGCCGGGCTGTTCAACGGTGACGAGGCCGCCACGCTCGACCTGCCGCCCAATCGCCATGTGTACCTGCATGTGGCCCGGGGCGGCGTGGAAGTCAACGGCCAACGCTTGCAGGAAGGCGACGGTGCGCGCATTCGCGATGAACAACAGGTCCGCCTCAGCCACGGCGACGATGCCGAGGTGCTGGTGTTCGACCTGCGCCCTCAAGAACTGCCGCAGATGCCATGA
- a CDS encoding quinone oxidoreductase family protein, whose translation MKAITLQTYGGPEVVHVRHDVPTPQVTAGHVLIKVACAGINFMDVHTRQGKYAHSATYPVRLPCTLGMEGAGVVVEVGAGVSHLAVGDRVAWCIAWGAYAEYASVPADKVAQIPNAIAFDQAAAAMFQGCTAHYLIEDVARLQAGSTCLVHAASGSIGQLLVQMARHIGATVLATGSSAQKCAIARERGAHQAWVYDDGRFADRVLEATAGQGVDVVFDSLGKSTLRDSFRACRQRGLIVNYGNVSGSLTDLDPIELGEAGSLFLTRPRLADHMADGPTVQRRANAVFAAMLEGALVVDTQEHYTLDAVQQVHARIEARQQIGKAVVRLDRDLH comes from the coding sequence ATGAAAGCCATCACGCTGCAAACCTACGGCGGCCCTGAAGTGGTCCACGTGCGCCATGACGTTCCCACGCCTCAGGTCACGGCGGGTCACGTGTTGATCAAAGTCGCCTGCGCCGGCATCAACTTCATGGATGTGCATACCCGCCAGGGCAAGTACGCCCATTCGGCCACCTACCCGGTACGCTTGCCCTGTACCTTGGGCATGGAAGGCGCAGGCGTGGTGGTGGAGGTGGGGGCGGGGGTCAGCCATTTGGCCGTCGGCGATCGCGTGGCCTGGTGCATCGCGTGGGGCGCTTACGCTGAATATGCCTCGGTGCCCGCCGACAAGGTTGCGCAGATTCCCAATGCCATCGCCTTCGATCAAGCCGCTGCGGCGATGTTCCAGGGCTGCACCGCGCATTACTTGATTGAAGATGTGGCGCGGTTGCAGGCGGGTAGCACCTGCCTGGTCCACGCTGCGTCCGGCAGCATCGGCCAACTGTTGGTACAGATGGCCAGGCACATCGGCGCCACGGTATTGGCCACCGGCAGTTCAGCGCAAAAATGTGCGATTGCCCGTGAGCGTGGCGCTCATCAGGCCTGGGTGTACGACGACGGCCGGTTTGCCGACCGCGTGCTGGAGGCTACCGCCGGGCAGGGGGTGGACGTGGTGTTTGATTCGCTCGGCAAAAGCACCTTGCGTGACAGCTTTCGTGCCTGTCGCCAGCGCGGCTTGATCGTCAACTATGGCAATGTCTCGGGCTCGCTGACCGACCTTGACCCGATTGAATTGGGGGAGGCCGGCTCATTGTTCCTCACCCGGCCGCGCCTGGCGGATCATATGGCTGACGGCCCGACGGTGCAGCGACGTGCCAATGCAGTCTTTGCCGCGATGCTGGAAGGGGCATTGGTGGTGGATACGCAGGAGCACTACACCCTGGACGCCGTGCAACAGGTGCATGCGCGCATCGAAGCGCGACAACAGATCGGCAAGGCGGTGGTGCGGCTGGACCGCGACCTGCATTAA